A single Filimonas effusa DNA region contains:
- a CDS encoding Crp/Fnr family transcriptional regulator, translating to MESLLTRLHAIQTMSADLETYLRAHVQTKQVNKNEYILRANTISRHIFFVEYGLFRCFYEVGDQEISSWFMKEQDIIIAVSSFFKQESSNESIQALEPALVHYISYDHLQQIYLKFPEFNIHGRLLTEKYYIQCDERLFAIRGNTAAERYAFIMKKHPEMILRIPSKFLASYLDISVYTLSRLRKMFK from the coding sequence ATGGAATCTTTGTTAACGCGACTTCACGCCATTCAAACAATGTCTGCCGACCTCGAAACATACCTGCGGGCGCATGTTCAAACAAAGCAGGTTAACAAAAACGAATATATCCTCAGGGCTAACACAATCAGCAGGCACATATTCTTCGTCGAATACGGGCTGTTCAGATGTTTCTATGAAGTAGGAGACCAGGAAATATCTTCATGGTTCATGAAAGAACAGGATATCATCATTGCCGTAAGCAGCTTTTTTAAACAGGAAAGTAGCAATGAAAGTATTCAGGCATTGGAACCCGCATTGGTACATTATATCAGCTACGACCACCTGCAGCAGATCTACCTTAAATTCCCGGAGTTCAACATCCACGGCCGGCTCCTGACAGAAAAATATTACATCCAGTGCGATGAACGGCTGTTCGCAATACGCGGAAATACAGCAGCGGAACGGTATGCATTTATCATGAAAAAACACCCGGAAATGATCCTTAGAATTCCATCAAAGTTCCTTGCGAGCTATCTCGACATCAGTGTTTATACGCTTAGCAGACTAAGAAAAATGTTTAAATGA
- a CDS encoding single-stranded DNA-binding protein, which produces MIKLQAIGNLGKDCVLNNVNGKSVINFSVAHTERFRDATGNQKDRTIWVECAYWTDRTGIAPYLKRGTQVYVEGNPDIRTYQTNDGRQGASLSLRVTSIQLLGARGEGGGGAEGGGGASYGAPAANNYGGGGNNYGGGGYNAPAAGGANTITEPLDDLPF; this is translated from the coding sequence ATGATTAAACTACAAGCCATAGGGAACCTGGGAAAGGATTGTGTGCTGAACAATGTGAACGGGAAGAGTGTGATCAATTTCAGCGTGGCACATACCGAGAGATTTCGTGATGCTACAGGCAATCAGAAAGATAGGACTATCTGGGTGGAATGTGCTTACTGGACAGACAGGACCGGTATTGCTCCTTATTTGAAAAGAGGCACACAAGTATATGTAGAAGGAAACCCTGATATCCGCACTTATCAAACCAATGACGGAAGGCAAGGCGCTTCTCTTTCTTTACGTGTTACCAGCATCCAGCTTCTTGGAGCGCGTGGTGAAGGCGGCGGTGGTGCAGAAGGTGGCGGCGGCGCTTCTTACGGCGCTCCTGCGGCCAATAATTATGGTGGAGGTGGTAACAACTACGGTGGGGGCGGTTATAATGCGCCTGCTGCCGGTGGCGCCAATACCATTACTGAGCCTTTGGATGATCTGCCGTTTTAA
- a CDS encoding type I glyceraldehyde-3-phosphate dehydrogenase, with product MRIAINGMGRIGRLLYRRLLELAEVELVAVNDIMDSDNLRYLLKYDSVYGAFGGSEAEKNVRFLQCGNPLELPWKELKIDVVLECTGVFASREGAELHLRAGASKVMLSSTGPADIPLLIYGFNQHQLTADTTVFSPGGCMTNCSVHILYILNAIGIDSAQLNILHSYTSRQSLVDGPHNHLRRGRAAAESIIPVEVDLFQSLNRLLPVLNGRIATLSTRVPVANGAMADFTVQLKDEVSVAQVNQMFKTAAEKEYDGVLEYTTDPLVSLDIKGNTHSCIVDGTLTSLVGRQLKLIAWFDNEYGYTSRMIDWLLYWKTVS from the coding sequence ATGCGTATTGCAATTAATGGCATGGGACGGATTGGGCGCTTGTTATACAGGCGGTTGCTGGAATTGGCAGAAGTGGAACTGGTAGCAGTGAACGATATCATGGATTCCGATAATCTGAGGTATTTGCTGAAGTATGATTCGGTTTACGGTGCTTTTGGTGGTTCGGAGGCGGAGAAGAACGTACGTTTTCTGCAATGCGGCAATCCGCTTGAGTTACCCTGGAAGGAGCTGAAGATCGATGTCGTCCTGGAGTGTACAGGTGTTTTTGCGAGCAGGGAGGGGGCTGAGCTTCACCTGAGAGCAGGGGCGTCGAAGGTTATGCTTTCCAGTACTGGTCCGGCAGATATTCCATTGCTTATTTATGGTTTTAACCAGCATCAGCTTACAGCGGACACTACCGTTTTTTCTCCGGGGGGCTGTATGACGAATTGTTCGGTACATATTTTATACATTCTCAATGCTATAGGTATTGATTCGGCACAGTTGAACATTCTGCATAGTTATACCTCGCGGCAATCGCTTGTTGACGGGCCGCACAACCATTTACGCAGGGGAAGGGCAGCTGCTGAATCAATTATACCTGTGGAGGTTGACCTGTTCCAGTCGCTGAACCGGCTACTGCCTGTTTTGAACGGCAGGATAGCGACGCTGAGCACCCGTGTGCCTGTGGCGAATGGGGCGATGGCGGATTTTACCGTTCAGCTGAAAGATGAGGTTTCTGTTGCGCAGGTGAACCAAATGTTTAAAACTGCTGCTGAGAAGGAATACGATGGTGTGCTGGAATATACCACCGATCCGCTGGTATCTCTTGATATTAAGGGGAATACACATTCCTGTATCGTAGATGGCACGCTTACTTCCCTAGTGGGAAGGCAACTGAAGCTGATAGCCTGGTTTGATAATGAATATGGCTATACGAGCCGGATGATTGACTGGCTGCTTTATTGGAAAACGGTTTCCTGA
- a CDS encoding 23S rRNA (pseudouridine(1915)-N(3))-methyltransferase RlmH has protein sequence MKILFYSVGKPHEAYIKAGVDDFTGRIGKYFPAAWHIIPPLKNAGVLPEAELKKQEAASILQLLQPDDQLILLDERGKQLSSPELARLIQQKANESSRRLIFLIGGAFGVDEQVTHRANHVWSLSKLVFPHMLVRLILSEQVYRACTILRNEKYHHQ, from the coding sequence GTGAAAATTCTATTTTATTCAGTAGGAAAGCCTCATGAGGCCTATATCAAAGCCGGGGTCGATGATTTCACAGGAAGGATCGGCAAATATTTCCCGGCCGCCTGGCATATCATCCCCCCTCTAAAGAATGCAGGCGTACTACCCGAAGCCGAACTAAAAAAGCAGGAAGCCGCAAGCATCCTCCAACTCTTACAACCCGACGATCAGCTTATTTTGCTCGACGAACGCGGCAAACAGCTTTCATCACCCGAACTCGCCCGGCTTATCCAGCAAAAAGCAAATGAAAGCAGCCGCAGACTCATCTTCCTCATCGGCGGAGCTTTCGGCGTAGATGAACAGGTTACCCACAGAGCCAACCACGTATGGAGCCTGTCTAAACTCGTATTCCCACACATGCTCGTACGACTCATCCTCAGCGAACAGGTATACCGCGCCTGTACCATCTTAAGGAATGAAAAATACCATCATCAATAA
- a CDS encoding rhomboid family intramembrane serine protease — translation MTLTIIIICITAVISFTAFSNAKLMDDLIFSPPAVTYRNQWYRFITCGFIHADMLHLLFNMYALYLFGSSIEADFMRIFGEMPGKLLYLGLYITSLVISLLPTYAQHKENYGYRSLGASGAVSAIAFCAMFLSPRSGIGLIFVPFITIPAFIFAPLFLIVSSVLAKKGHGNINHSAHLWGAIYGIAFLIVTSLVLTDFNPITYFVEQVRDFF, via the coding sequence ATGACTTTAACGATTATTATTATCTGTATTACTGCCGTGATCTCCTTTACCGCCTTTAGTAACGCGAAATTAATGGACGACCTCATTTTCTCACCACCGGCAGTAACTTACCGTAATCAATGGTATCGCTTCATCACCTGCGGCTTCATCCATGCCGACATGCTGCACCTGTTGTTCAACATGTACGCCCTTTACCTGTTTGGCAGTAGTATTGAAGCTGATTTTATGCGCATCTTCGGCGAAATGCCCGGAAAGCTCCTGTACCTGGGATTATACATCACCTCGCTCGTGATCAGCCTGCTGCCTACCTACGCACAACATAAGGAAAACTACGGCTATCGTAGCCTCGGCGCTTCCGGAGCTGTTTCCGCAATTGCTTTCTGTGCCATGTTCCTTAGCCCAAGAAGTGGAATAGGACTCATATTCGTTCCCTTTATAACCATCCCTGCCTTCATCTTCGCACCGCTTTTCCTGATAGTATCATCCGTACTTGCCAAAAAAGGACACGGCAATATCAACCACTCCGCACACTTGTGGGGAGCTATTTACGGTATCGCTTTCCTGATTGTAACCAGCCTGGTACTTACCGACTTTAATCCCATTACCTATTTCGTAGAACAGGTAAGAGATTTCTTCTAA
- the tilS gene encoding tRNA lysidine(34) synthetase TilS — MHYRFTQYWQQHFPGIPMQHCRLVVAVSGGIDSVVLTHLLYRLNVDFVMVHCNFQLRGAESERDEAFVRALEQQYNRPVLVKRFDTAGYASAQKVAIQEAARTLRYSWFYEVLAAMEAEDNTISSKPHLLVTAHHANDNIETLLMNFFRGTGITGLHGILPKQKQLIRPLLFAKREEIAAYAAEHVLSWVEDASNASDKYTRNFFRLQLLPAIKNVFPQVEENLLHNIDRFTDIEILYRQSVSLSLGKLVEDKGTEKHIPILKLLKTPAAHTLLWEVLQPLQFSAAQVAEVMKLAGHGENSSYVASVAYRVIKNRNWLIIAPLPPAEAPHEAQHIVIEENDKRVAFRDGKLMLRNIPGINLDVTTHPGTALLNADKLSFPLLLRPWKQGDYFYPLGMDKKKKLSKFLIDQKVTATQKEKVWVLEMDQKIVWVVGIRIDNRFKITPSTASVLEVVFTTTA; from the coding sequence ATGCATTATCGTTTTACACAATATTGGCAACAGCATTTTCCGGGCATTCCGATGCAGCATTGCAGGCTGGTTGTGGCTGTCAGCGGCGGGATAGATAGTGTTGTGCTGACCCATTTGCTTTACAGGCTAAATGTAGATTTTGTAATGGTTCATTGCAATTTTCAGTTACGTGGCGCCGAGAGTGAAAGGGATGAGGCTTTTGTAAGGGCATTGGAGCAGCAGTATAACCGGCCCGTGCTGGTGAAGCGATTTGATACTGCGGGGTATGCCAGCGCTCAAAAGGTGGCTATACAGGAGGCTGCGAGAACGCTGCGTTACAGTTGGTTTTACGAGGTGCTGGCTGCTATGGAAGCGGAGGACAATACTATTTCGTCCAAACCTCATTTGCTGGTAACGGCTCATCATGCGAATGATAATATCGAGACACTCCTTATGAACTTTTTCAGGGGGACCGGTATTACGGGGTTACATGGTATACTGCCGAAACAAAAGCAATTGATAAGGCCATTGTTGTTTGCAAAGCGTGAAGAGATTGCTGCGTATGCGGCAGAACATGTGCTGTCGTGGGTAGAGGATGCTTCCAATGCTTCGGATAAGTATACGCGGAACTTTTTCAGACTGCAATTGCTTCCGGCAATTAAAAATGTGTTTCCGCAGGTAGAGGAGAACCTGCTTCATAATATTGATCGCTTTACCGATATTGAAATATTGTACCGTCAGTCGGTATCCTTATCTCTTGGCAAACTTGTAGAAGATAAAGGCACTGAGAAACATATTCCTATTTTGAAACTGCTGAAGACACCTGCTGCTCATACGCTTTTATGGGAGGTGTTGCAGCCGCTGCAGTTTTCAGCTGCACAGGTTGCTGAGGTCATGAAACTCGCAGGACATGGCGAGAACAGCAGTTATGTAGCTTCTGTTGCTTACAGGGTTATCAAGAACAGGAACTGGCTTATTATTGCCCCGCTGCCACCGGCGGAGGCGCCGCATGAAGCGCAGCATATTGTTATTGAAGAAAATGATAAGCGGGTAGCCTTCCGTGACGGAAAGCTTATGCTGCGTAATATTCCCGGAATTAATTTGGATGTTACCACTCATCCGGGAACGGCATTACTTAATGCCGATAAGCTCTCATTTCCTCTTTTATTGCGGCCCTGGAAACAAGGGGATTATTTCTATCCGCTTGGGATGGACAAGAAAAAGAAACTCAGCAAATTTCTTATCGATCAAAAGGTTACGGCTACTCAAAAGGAAAAGGTATGGGTACTGGAAATGGATCAAAAGATTGTTTGGGTGGTTGGGATCCGTATCGATAACCGGTTCAAAATAACACCTTCTACTGCTTCTGTTCTGGAAGTGGTATTCACTACAACGGCTTAA
- a CDS encoding glutamine--tRNA ligase/YqeY domain fusion protein, with the protein MSEEKSLNFIEEIIEADLKAGKYTSIVTRFPPEPNGYLHLGHASSICLNFGLTKKYPGYTNLRFDDTNPVTEDTEYVESIKNDIRWMGFEWKHELYASDYFDTLYGYAIQLINKGLAYVDESTSEEIAAMKGTPTEPGTDSPYRNRPVQENLDLFEKMKSGAFPDGSHTLRAKIDMAHMNMLMRDPILYRIKHAHHHRTGDKWCIYPMYDFAHGQSDSIENITHSICTLEFIPHRELYDWLIAQLGIYPSHQYEFARRNINYTVTSKRKLLQLVNEKHVSGWDDPRMPTISGLRRRGYTPESIREFCERIGVAKRENMVDVGLLEFCVREHLNKIALRRMVVFDPLKVVITNYTNGEELLQSEDNPEDPAATHREVPFSSELYIEREDFMENPPKKYFRLAPGQMVRLKSAYIIKCDEVIKDAEGNVTELRCSYIPESKSGADTSGIHVKGTLHWVSVKHAVTVEVREYDRLFQVEDPASEEGDFKSYINPNSLHVIQSAYAEPALRNATFNDRYQFIRKGYFCLDKDTSEEKVIFNRTVTLKDAWAKEVKKSK; encoded by the coding sequence ATGAGTGAAGAAAAAAGCCTCAATTTTATAGAAGAAATTATTGAAGCCGACCTGAAAGCCGGCAAATATACCTCTATCGTAACCCGTTTTCCACCGGAACCTAATGGCTACCTGCATCTTGGTCATGCCAGCAGCATTTGCCTGAACTTTGGTCTTACGAAAAAGTACCCAGGGTATACCAATCTTCGTTTTGATGATACCAACCCTGTTACTGAAGACACTGAATATGTAGAAAGTATAAAGAACGATATCCGCTGGATGGGTTTTGAATGGAAACATGAGCTTTATGCCAGCGATTATTTTGATACGCTGTATGGTTATGCCATTCAGCTTATCAATAAAGGACTGGCGTATGTAGATGAGAGCACCAGTGAAGAGATCGCTGCGATGAAAGGAACTCCAACCGAGCCGGGTACTGATAGTCCTTACCGCAACAGGCCGGTACAGGAGAACCTGGACTTGTTCGAGAAAATGAAGTCGGGCGCTTTTCCCGACGGCAGTCATACGCTGCGTGCCAAGATTGATATGGCGCACATGAACATGCTCATGAGAGATCCTATTCTTTACAGGATCAAACATGCACATCACCATCGTACCGGTGATAAATGGTGCATTTATCCCATGTATGATTTTGCACATGGGCAGAGCGATTCCATTGAAAATATCACCCATTCTATTTGTACGCTTGAGTTCATTCCACACCGTGAATTGTACGACTGGCTTATTGCGCAGCTGGGGATCTATCCTTCGCATCAATATGAATTTGCGCGTCGTAATATCAACTATACCGTTACGAGCAAGCGTAAGCTGCTTCAGCTTGTGAACGAGAAGCATGTATCGGGGTGGGATGATCCTCGTATGCCTACCATCAGCGGTCTTCGCCGTCGCGGTTATACTCCTGAGAGCATCCGCGAGTTCTGCGAGCGTATTGGTGTAGCGAAAAGGGAAAATATGGTGGATGTAGGGTTACTGGAGTTCTGTGTTCGTGAACATCTGAATAAGATAGCGCTGCGCCGTATGGTTGTATTTGATCCGCTGAAGGTGGTTATTACCAACTATACCAATGGTGAGGAGTTGCTGCAAAGTGAAGATAATCCTGAAGATCCTGCTGCAACGCATCGTGAGGTGCCTTTCAGCAGCGAGTTGTATATAGAGCGGGAAGACTTTATGGAGAATCCTCCTAAAAAGTATTTCAGGCTGGCTCCTGGTCAGATGGTGCGTTTGAAAAGCGCCTATATCATCAAATGTGACGAGGTGATCAAAGATGCCGAGGGTAATGTTACCGAACTGCGTTGTTCTTATATTCCTGAAAGCAAGAGCGGGGCAGATACTTCCGGTATTCATGTAAAGGGGACTTTACATTGGGTAAGTGTGAAACATGCTGTTACGGTGGAGGTGAGGGAATACGATCGTCTTTTCCAGGTAGAAGATCCTGCGAGTGAAGAGGGGGATTTCAAATCGTATATCAATCCCAATTCCCTGCATGTTATTCAAAGCGCTTATGCTGAGCCGGCGTTGCGTAACGCTACTTTCAATGATCGCTACCAGTTTATCCGTAAGGGGTATTTCTGTTTGGATAAAGATACGAGCGAAGAAAAAGTGATCTTCAATCGTACTGTTACGCTGAAAGATGCGTGGGCGAAAGAGGTGAAGAAGAGTAAATAA
- a CDS encoding T9SS type B sorting domain-containing protein, with protein MFLKYAGLLLVTLCLSYVSLKGQTTCTTLGQTPETAFPVCGTSVFHQSNVPNCGGRKVVTPPDCANLPYNEYTDINPFWYKFTCFQGGTLGFEIKPVSTADDYDWQLFDVTGKAPSAVFSDASTYVSSNWSGEKTNNAVTGASSAGTMLTVCGTYTGGPLRPMWSSMPTLIQGHDYLLLISNFSHSQKGYDLTFKGGTAVITDPTPPSLLSGRYLCEAKEFRIKLNKKMRCSTLAKDGSDFSVNAPGISIISASGVNCSSGFDTDSVILVFDKQPTSGNYQVTVKTGSDGNTVLDNCNVGIAVGASIAFSVAAPPPGRIDSLTPFSCAPEQLHVVFTQPVNCATIAANGSNFAITGPYPVNITAAIPDCKEYNAAIGVTLTLDRAMVNGGIYTLNITNGTGGDPLSTLCGGDILPGSTSINFEVKDTVSAAFTYTLALHCDLDTIALKHDGAHGVNSWRWFYDDNKDSSHRQNPLKIYDKFGVKTIRLIVTNGLCSDTASQSIDLSNVLEASFTMSSDTLCPNEIATFTNTSTGKIVGNRWDFGHGGTSLSFQPPRQSYPLPKTRRQIYPVKLIVQSNMNCYDTAVHMLTVLNSCFVAVPTAFTPNGDGRNDYLYPLNAFRTLSMEFKVYNRYGQLVFTTKEPTGRWDGRFKGEAQPPGTYIWEFNYVDKETGQPSYQKGTAVLIR; from the coding sequence ATGTTTCTAAAATATGCAGGACTATTGCTGGTGACCCTTTGTTTATCCTATGTTTCTTTAAAGGGTCAAACTACTTGCACCACCCTCGGCCAAACACCGGAAACGGCGTTCCCCGTATGTGGCACCAGCGTGTTCCATCAATCCAATGTACCTAATTGCGGGGGACGAAAAGTAGTGACTCCGCCCGATTGCGCCAACTTGCCTTATAACGAATACACAGATATCAATCCTTTCTGGTACAAGTTTACCTGCTTTCAGGGCGGTACGCTGGGCTTCGAAATCAAACCAGTAAGCACCGCCGACGACTACGACTGGCAGTTGTTCGATGTCACAGGAAAAGCGCCTTCAGCGGTATTCTCCGACGCCAGCACTTACGTAAGCTCCAACTGGTCCGGCGAAAAAACGAACAACGCCGTTACCGGCGCATCAAGCGCAGGTACCATGCTTACAGTCTGCGGCACCTATACCGGTGGTCCCCTGAGACCCATGTGGAGCAGCATGCCCACATTGATACAGGGACACGATTATTTATTACTGATCAGCAACTTCAGCCATTCACAAAAAGGCTACGACCTCACCTTCAAAGGAGGCACAGCCGTTATCACTGATCCTACGCCACCCTCGCTTTTAAGCGGCCGGTACCTCTGCGAAGCAAAAGAGTTCAGGATAAAGCTCAATAAAAAAATGCGGTGCAGCACCCTCGCAAAAGATGGCAGCGACTTTTCCGTAAACGCACCCGGTATCTCTATCATAAGTGCCAGCGGCGTGAACTGTAGCAGCGGATTTGATACCGACTCGGTGATCCTGGTCTTCGACAAACAACCAACATCCGGGAACTACCAAGTAACCGTTAAAACCGGCAGCGACGGCAATACCGTCCTCGATAACTGTAATGTTGGTATCGCCGTAGGTGCTTCTATAGCATTCTCCGTGGCAGCACCTCCACCCGGGCGTATAGACAGCCTCACACCCTTCTCCTGTGCCCCGGAACAATTACACGTGGTGTTTACACAACCGGTAAATTGTGCCACCATTGCAGCCAATGGCTCCAACTTCGCCATTACAGGACCATACCCTGTAAATATCACGGCAGCGATCCCTGACTGTAAAGAATATAATGCCGCTATCGGCGTAACACTTACTCTCGACCGCGCCATGGTCAACGGCGGTATCTATACACTCAATATCACCAACGGCACCGGCGGCGACCCGCTGTCGACGCTCTGCGGCGGCGATATCTTACCCGGAAGCACCAGCATCAACTTTGAAGTAAAAGACACCGTTTCTGCAGCTTTCACCTATACGCTTGCCCTGCATTGCGACCTCGATACTATTGCGCTTAAACACGATGGCGCTCACGGCGTTAACAGCTGGCGCTGGTTCTACGATGATAATAAAGATTCCAGCCACCGCCAAAACCCGCTGAAGATCTACGACAAGTTTGGCGTAAAAACAATCCGCCTCATCGTTACCAATGGCCTTTGCAGCGATACGGCCAGCCAATCCATAGACCTGAGCAACGTGCTCGAAGCATCCTTTACAATGTCGTCCGATACATTATGCCCCAACGAAATAGCCACATTCACCAATACCAGCACAGGAAAGATAGTAGGTAACAGATGGGACTTCGGCCATGGAGGCACCAGCCTTTCATTCCAGCCGCCCAGGCAAAGCTATCCGCTGCCAAAAACACGGCGGCAGATCTACCCCGTAAAGCTCATCGTCCAAAGTAATATGAACTGCTACGACACAGCTGTACACATGCTAACTGTCCTCAATAGCTGTTTTGTAGCCGTACCAACAGCCTTCACTCCCAATGGCGATGGCCGTAACGACTACCTGTATCCATTAAACGCCTTCAGAACCCTGTCAATGGAATTCAAAGTTTATAACCGCTACGGACAATTGGTATTTACAACAAAAGAACCCACAGGCCGCTGGGACGGCCGCTTTAAAGGAGAAGCCCAGCCTCCCGGAACCTATATATGGGAGTTTAATTACGTAGATAAGGAAACCGGTCAGCCCTCCTATCAAAAAGGAACCGCCGTACTTATACGATAA
- a CDS encoding DUF6515 family protein: MKKLLNISKTIGVTVLFLLVVSVLNAQPRVRHVGGYRPVYTPAPRGYYAPVRGYHYTRIGGPSVTLSFGGMPYYYSYGYYYRPYGGYYRVVAPPIGIHVGVLPPGYWAFSFGAFPYFYFNGVFYRQYNGGYEVVDAPVGAEVPHLPRGARVVVINDLKYYELDGTYYREVIKDNGLVRYQIAGKNGRLETYDSAAIQQQDLPQEQAVAPAPQTAVPPAAPAQATPAAPLPKVGDVVEALPDGTKTVVLNNQKYFVSPANQYYQELIKDNKIMYKVVAEY; this comes from the coding sequence ATGAAAAAGTTGTTAAATATAAGCAAAACCATTGGGGTAACCGTATTGTTCCTCCTTGTTGTTTCAGTTTTGAATGCTCAGCCCAGGGTGCGTCATGTGGGTGGGTACCGCCCTGTTTATACGCCTGCTCCCAGGGGATATTATGCGCCGGTGCGGGGGTATCATTATACCCGTATTGGCGGTCCCAGTGTGACCTTGTCGTTTGGTGGAATGCCTTATTACTATTCTTATGGATATTATTACCGGCCTTATGGTGGTTATTACCGGGTTGTAGCGCCTCCCATTGGTATTCATGTGGGTGTACTTCCTCCGGGATATTGGGCTTTTTCGTTCGGGGCGTTCCCTTATTTCTATTTTAACGGAGTATTCTACCGGCAGTATAATGGTGGTTATGAAGTAGTTGATGCGCCTGTTGGTGCGGAGGTACCTCACCTTCCGCGTGGAGCCAGGGTAGTGGTTATCAATGACTTGAAGTATTATGAGCTGGACGGTACTTATTATCGCGAGGTGATCAAGGATAATGGCCTGGTTCGCTACCAGATCGCGGGTAAAAATGGCCGGTTAGAGACTTATGACAGTGCGGCTATTCAGCAGCAGGACCTGCCACAAGAGCAAGCTGTGGCGCCAGCGCCACAAACGGCGGTTCCACCTGCCGCTCCGGCGCAGGCAACACCAGCAGCGCCGCTCCCCAAAGTTGGGGATGTGGTAGAGGCGTTACCGGATGGAACTAAAACGGTGGTTCTGAATAACCAGAAATATTTTGTTTCTCCTGCCAATCAATATTACCAGGAGTTGATCAAAGACAATAAGATCATGTATAAAGTGGTTGCAGAATATTAA
- a CDS encoding BamA/TamA family outer membrane protein, whose protein sequence is MILRRVAAWLALFCITSYAAIAQDTTATTAKGHWLGKLHPDSLVNMNISVIPVPVLSSSPETGVKFGVILQYFLNTNRKNDTALKTRDSYAYVEALYSTRGQSEAGGYFQLFTPGEKYFIRNRMGYIRYNERIWGFGNATVGNKAFEKVNYSRLYLQTSFTRQIKNKIFAGINLNLSKTYRVSTEIKDSNLLAGQPGETGSFVAGVGPTFILDKRDHPLSARQGWYAELAVTGYSKSFGSDFGYVEYMGDVRKFLLLRDSSVLAFQGYGMLTSGTVPWREQSRMGNGTIMRGYFSGRYRDNQYLAAQAEYRKPVHRWANLAVFASMGQVQDRIAGFNFNDIKLAGGAGLRILVNKAKRIYVRIDYAVSTDKTSGFYFKVGEAF, encoded by the coding sequence ATGATACTACGCCGTGTGGCTGCCTGGTTGGCTTTATTTTGTATAACCTCTTACGCCGCAATTGCACAGGATACTACGGCCACTACGGCAAAGGGGCACTGGCTGGGAAAGCTGCATCCTGATTCGCTTGTGAATATGAATATCAGTGTTATTCCTGTTCCTGTATTGTCGAGCAGCCCGGAGACGGGTGTTAAGTTTGGGGTGATCCTTCAGTATTTTCTGAATACCAATAGAAAGAATGATACTGCGCTTAAAACACGCGATTCCTATGCTTATGTTGAAGCGCTTTATTCAACGCGGGGACAGTCGGAAGCGGGTGGTTATTTCCAGTTGTTTACACCGGGGGAGAAGTACTTCATCAGGAACCGGATGGGGTATATCCGGTATAACGAAAGGATCTGGGGTTTTGGCAATGCTACCGTAGGTAATAAGGCGTTTGAGAAGGTGAATTATTCGCGGTTGTACCTGCAGACGAGTTTTACCCGGCAGATAAAGAATAAGATCTTTGCGGGTATTAACCTGAATCTCAGCAAAACCTACCGGGTATCTACGGAGATAAAAGATTCGAACCTGCTGGCGGGGCAACCTGGTGAAACCGGCAGTTTTGTGGCGGGTGTGGGGCCAACCTTTATACTTGACAAACGCGACCACCCGTTGAGCGCCCGGCAGGGATGGTATGCGGAGCTTGCTGTAACGGGTTATAGCAAGTCGTTTGGCAGCGATTTCGGTTATGTGGAGTATATGGGGGATGTGCGAAAGTTCCTGCTTTTGCGTGACAGCAGTGTGCTTGCTTTCCAGGGGTATGGGATGCTTACTTCGGGTACTGTACCGTGGCGTGAGCAATCGAGAATGGGAAACGGGACGATCATGAGAGGTTATTTCTCAGGCAGGTATCGCGATAATCAATACCTTGCGGCCCAGGCGGAGTATCGTAAACCGGTACACCGGTGGGCAAACCTGGCTGTTTTTGCTTCTATGGGCCAGGTTCAGGACCGGATCGCGGGGTTCAATTTCAACGATATAAAGCTGGCCGGTGGTGCGGGATTGCGGATATTGGTGAACAAGGCGAAGCGGATCTATGTGCGTATTGATTACGCCGTATCGACCGATAAAACTTCGGGCTTTTACTTTAAAGTAGGAGAGGCCTTTTAA
- a CDS encoding tetratricopeptide repeat protein codes for MDRIERIHQLLEKTPKDNFLRHALALEYMKVGREQEARGLFENILSEFPDYVGSYYHLGKLLERMGQPALALEWYTKGMAAARLAGDKHAYGELQAAYEDVDE; via the coding sequence ATGGACAGAATAGAAAGAATTCATCAGTTACTTGAAAAGACGCCTAAGGATAATTTCCTGAGACACGCGCTGGCATTGGAATACATGAAGGTGGGGCGTGAGCAGGAGGCGAGGGGACTTTTTGAAAATATACTCTCTGAATTTCCCGATTATGTAGGCAGTTATTATCATTTGGGTAAGCTGCTGGAGCGTATGGGGCAGCCGGCACTGGCGCTGGAATGGTATACGAAAGGGATGGCTGCTGCGCGGCTGGCAGGTGATAAGCATGCCTACGGCGAGTTGCAGGCTGCTTATGAGGATGTGGATGAATAG